TAAGAAAGCCCAATCGAAATTTCCAATAATTCCGCCTTCTCCACCGCTAAAGCAAAGCGAATAGCCCACCATTACCCACATCATTGTGGTAATTCCTAATGATACAAAGGTCTGCATCATAATTCCTAAGATGTTTCTTTTTCCTGCTAATCCTCCATAGAAGAATGCAAGTCCAGGTGTCATCAGCATGACCAAACTGGTACAAAGAATCATAAATGTTGTTGTTCCTGTATTGAAATCCATGATTTTATTTTTTGTATTTGGTTAATAAATTGCTTAGAAATTAAATCCAGCAACTAAATAAATCTTTTCTTTTTGTGGGTTTGTAATGAGGGCTATATTTAATGGTAAACTGAAATTCTCGGTAATTTTAATTTCTCTACTAGCAGAAATACCAAGGTTTACCACACCAAAAGAATCTCCATAATATCCTGATTCTCCTTTGTCTGCATCTGGAGTTGTTAGGTTAAAACCCATAAACAAATCGAAGTGTTTAAAAGCATAGGCCAATTCAGCATAGGTGGAGTATTGGATGCTACCTACAGTTTCATCATCATTCATTCTTCTGGCATCGGCGCCATAGAAATTGGTAGCTAGTAAAATAGATAGAGGAAGTTTTTCAGTTCCATTGAATGCTATGGTTCCTTCAAATACATGACCCGTAGATTTGTCTTTATAATCGAAATAATTATAATCGGATGCTTCATCAGGGAAGAAGTAATCGGTTACTGTTACGCTAAACATATCATTAATGCTATAGCTTAAGTATAAATCAGCTTCTTGAACTCCAGTATTCACATTATTTAAGGTATAGGCTCCCCAAGCTCCTAATGTGAATCCCCATTTGCTATAACTAATACCAGGTTGAATACTTGGTGCCGCCCCAAAGTCCTGACCTCTCCAAATATACCTACTCATTAAGTCTACATTTAAGCTCAAGGGACTTTCGTCGCTTGTCGTTTCCTCTTGTGCCCAAGATAAGTTCGTTCCTAACATGGTAAATGCCAGTACTAAAACCATCATCATTTTATATCTTCTCATTGCTTCAAATTTTATAATTGATTGTAGCAAAAGTGAGGAGGATCAGGAAAATAGACAATTAGGCGCTCGCGTATTCTCAGATACGGGGACTCCGTAGCTTTTTAGGTGAATCAAGGAAGGAGGAGGTTTTGTAGTGATGAACCTCCTGTGTAAAAGGGAATAAATTCTATAATTCTATGATTTTATTTTTGATGGCAAATTTCACCAAGTCTATGGTATTATTGAGTTCTAGCTTTTTCATGATGCTGGTTTTATGAGTTTCTACAGTTCTAATACTGATAAAAAGTTGATCCGCGATATGCTGATTGCTGACGCCTTCTACCACCAATTTTAAGATCTCCGTCTCTCTTTTGGTGAGAATACTCATTTTATCGTCATTGGCATTATTACCATATTTGGCACTATTCACAAAGCTTTTCAATATGATATTGGAAATAGATTTGCTGAAGTACTCACGGCCATTATGAACTTCTTCTATGGCCAAAAGGAGCTCGTCGCGAGTGGTGTTTTTGGGTAAGTATCCATTAATGCCAGCCTTAAGTCCATTAAAAATGAAATCCTCAGAGGTATACATGGAGAGCATGAGGATTTTTATCTTGGGATAGTCCTTTTTTAAGATTTTAGTGATTTCGATGCCAGACATATTAGGTAAAGAAATATCCATTAAAATAACATCGGGCATCACTTGGTGGAGTTGCTTAAAAAGTTCCACGCTATTTGAGGCTTCTCCAATAATATCAATACCAAAACTATCAGAAATTAATGATTTTATACCATCTCTAACCAATTGGTGATCGTCTACAAGTATGATTTTAATCTTATTCATTTTCTGTTGTATTTAATGGAATGCTGATATTGATTTCTGTTCCTTTTTG
This genomic window from Lentimicrobium sp. L6 contains:
- a CDS encoding TorF family putative porin; protein product: MRRYKMMMVLVLAFTMLGTNLSWAQEETTSDESPLSLNVDLMSRYIWRGQDFGAAPSIQPGISYSKWGFTLGAWGAYTLNNVNTGVQEADLYLSYSINDMFSVTVTDYFFPDEASDYNYFDYKDKSTGHVFEGTIAFNGTEKLPLSILLATNFYGADARRMNDDETVGSIQYSTYAELAYAFKHFDLFMGFNLTTPDADKGESGYYGDSFGVVNLGISASREIKITENFSLPLNIALITNPQKEKIYLVAGFNF
- a CDS encoding response regulator transcription factor, translated to MNKIKIILVDDHQLVRDGIKSLISDSFGIDIIGEASNSVELFKQLHQVMPDVILMDISLPNMSGIEITKILKKDYPKIKILMLSMYTSEDFIFNGLKAGINGYLPKNTTRDELLLAIEEVHNGREYFSKSISNIILKSFVNSAKYGNNANDDKMSILTKRETEILKLVVEGVSNQHIADQLFISIRTVETHKTSIMKKLELNNTIDLVKFAIKNKIIEL